Proteins from a genomic interval of Quercus lobata isolate SW786 chromosome 11, ValleyOak3.0 Primary Assembly, whole genome shotgun sequence:
- the LOC115969188 gene encoding pentatricopeptide repeat-containing protein At1g62260, mitochondrial yields MLNPNGVVCRLRKLQLLVHCCPILKPKTNSNSVPSFCFGSASKSTGLYSLNKKISHLVRTGRLSEARGVFDNLKHRNTVSWNSMISGYVKRGEMGNARKLFDEMPERDTVSWNLMISGYISCRGKGYIEEGRNLFDKMPERDCISWNTMISGYAKNGRMDEALRIFNSMRERNVVSWNAMVTGFLRNGDVVRAIEYFERMPERDAASLSAFVSGLIQNDELDKAARVLLEFGNKDEGREDLVHAYNTLIAGYGQRGRVGEARHLFDQIPFYGDRGRKGSRRFKRNVVSWNSMIMCYVKAEDIASAREIFDQMTERDIISWNTMISGYVHSSNMEEASNLFGKMPNPDTLSWNTMVSGFAEIGSLELANDFFRRMPQKNLVSWNSMIAGYEKNKNYKGAIKLFTQMLLAGEKPDRHTLSSVLSVSTGLVDLHLGMQIHQLVAKTVIPDVPINNSLITMYSRCGAINEAQTIFDEMKLWKDVISWNAMIGGYASHGFSEEALELFKLMKRLNVRPTYITFISVLNACANAGLVEEGRKQFKSMSSEYGIEPQVEHFATLVDIVGRHGQLEEAMDLINSMPCEPDTAVWGALLGACRVHHNVELARVAAEALMRLEPESSAPYVLLYNMYADVGQWDNAAEVRMMMENNNIRKQPGYSWVDSSHN; encoded by the coding sequence ATGCTCAACCCAAACGGCGTCGTTTGCAGACTCAGGAAATTACAGCTTCTTGTTCATTGTTGCCCAATACTGAAACCCAAAACTAACAGTAATTCTGTTCCATCATTTTGTTTTGGCTCAGCTTCGAAATCCACTGGCTTGTATTCACTAAACAAAAAGATATCGCATTTGGTCCGTACTGGTCGGCTTAGTGAGGCCAGAGGTGTGTTTGATAACCTGAAGCATCGAAACACAGTCTCTTGGAATTCGATGATCAGTGGGTATGTTAAACGAGGAGAAATGGGCAATGCACGGAAactgtttgatgaaatgcctgAAAGAGATACCGTGTCGTGGAATTTGATGATTTCGGGTTATATATCGTGTCGTGGAAAAGGGTATATTGAGGAAGGGAGGAACTTGTTTGATAAGATGCCGGAGAGAGATTGCATTTCGTGGAACACGATGATTAGTGGCTATGCAAAGAATGGGAGGATGGATGAGGCATTACGGATTTTTAATAGTATGCGTGAGCGGAATGTGGTTTCTTGGAATGCTATGGTTACTGGGTTTTTACGTAATGGTGATGTGGTGCGTGCCATCGAGTATTTTGAGAGAATGCCGGAAAGGGATGCGGCTTCTCTTAGTGCATTTGTATCGGGTCTTATTCAGAATGATGAATTGGATAAAGCTGCAAGAGTTCTGCTTGAATTTGGTAATAAGGATGAAGGGAGAGAAGATTTAGTGCATGCATATAATACTTTGATTGCAGGTTATGGTCAGAGGGGAAGGGTTGGAGAAGCTCGGCACCTTTTTGATCAGATTCCATTTTATGGTGATCGTGGGAGAAAGGGAAGCAGGAGGTTCAAGCGAAATGTGGTGTCATGGAATTCTATGATTATGTGCTATGTTAAAGCAGAAGATATTGCTTCTGCCAGGGAAATTTTTGACCAAATGACCGAAAGAGATATTATTTCATGGAATACTATGATAAGTGGCTACGTGCATTCGTCAAATATGGAAGAGGCCTCAAATCTCTTTGGAAAAATGCCGAATCCTGATACCCTGTCTTGGAATACAATGGTCTCAGGGTTTGCAGAAATTGGTAGTTTGGAACTTGCCAATGATTTCTTCAGGAGGATGCCCCAGAAAAACCTGGTATCGTGGAATTCCATGATAGCAGGGTATGAGAAAAATAAGAACTATAAAGGAGCGATTAAGCTCTTCACTCAGATGCTACTTGCAGGAGAGAAACCTGATAGACACACTTTGTCTTCAGTTCTCAGTGTGAGTACTGGGCTGGTTGATCTTCACCTGGGTATGCAAATTCATCAGCTGGTAGCGAAGACAGTTATTCCAGATGTGCCAATAAATAACTCTCTCATTACCATGTATTCAAGATGTGGGGCAATAAATGAGGCCCAGACCATTTTTGATGAGATGAAACTGTGGAAAGATGTGATCTCTTGGAATGCAATGATTGGAGGTTACGCATCTCATGGTTTTTCTGAAGAGGCTCTGGAACTTTTCAAATTGATGAAGAGGCTTAATGTACGGCCTACATATATAACATTCATTTCAGTTCTGAATGCGTGTGCTAATGCAGGATTGGTTGAAGAAGGCCGGAAGCAGTTCAAGTCCATGTCTAGTGAATATGGTATTGAACCACAGGTTGAACACTTTGCTACACTTGTAGACATTGTGGGTCGGCATGGGCAGCTTGAGGAGGCCATGGATTTGATCAATAGCATGCCCTGTGAACCAGATACGGCTGTGTGGGGTGCATTGTTAGGTGCTTGTAGGGTGCATCACAATGTAGAGTTGGCCCGAGTTGCGGCTGAAGCATTGATGAGACTTGAACCTGAAAGTTCAGCGCCGTATGTTTTGCTATATAATATGTATGCTGATGTGGGACAGTGGGACAATGCAGCAGAAGTGAGAATGATgatggaaaataataatatcagaAAGCAACCAGGGTATAGTTGGGTAGATTCTTCACATAACTAA
- the LOC115967119 gene encoding uncharacterized protein LOC115967119 gives MEASSSTNSSLRRRAPLRCYYAEKPVFVVSWTVNNPGRKFYGCPNYWVGRKCKFFQGCDDEICECGKVLIPEQRQRIIRLEAEVAKCYKREKFYTVALAFLLAICGICLYNCMRS, from the exons ATGGAAGCAAGCTCTTCAACCAATTCAAGCTTGAGGAGGAGAGCTCCATTGAGGTGCTACTATGCTGAAAAACCAGTGTTCGTCGTTTCGTGGACAGTAAACAACCCTGGCAGAAAGTTTTATGGCTGTCCAAACTACTGG GTTGGGCGAAAGTGTAAATTCTTTCAAGGGTGTGATGATGAGATATGTGAATGTGGTAAGGTGCTCATCCCAGAGCAAAGGCAACGGATTATCAGATTAGAGGCCGAGGTTGCAAAATGCTACAAGAGAGAGAAGTTTTACACCGTGGCTTTGGCATTCTTATTGGCGATATGTGGGATTTGTCTCTATAATTGTATGCGTAGTTAG
- the LOC115967120 gene encoding uncharacterized protein LOC115967120 → MVRAVCQEGCKFVAYLTKLPRERSYQLRTLTLEHTCSRSYKNPRCTSSYIGKKLMKKVKRQLNIKLRDIQEAVHDKYTLNISAGKASRARDKAQEYVDGAYTQQFNQLWEYCEELRRASPGSAILMKVHTFHDGDLAVEMDLVCGVPYFERLYICLEGCKKVVEVETKDSCTWFINLLLADIGQNRRWVFMSDQQKGLVQTFIDNWTRYEHRICYRHLYNNFRKNRPGVLIRELFWRTAKTTYKEEFDRVMDELKGIDANAHSWLDAHSTTK, encoded by the exons ATGGTAAGAGCTGTCTGCCAAGAAGGGTGCAAGTTTGTTGCCTATCTAACAAAGCTACCAAGGGAGAGGAGCTACCAACTAAGGACATTGACATTGGAACACACTTGCTCTAGAAGTTATAAGAATCCTAGGTGTACTTCATCATACATTGGGAAGAAGTTGATGAAGAAGGTGAAAAGACAGCTTAATATCAAGTTGAGAGACATCCAAGAGGCTGTCCATGACAAGTATACCCTAAACATAAGTGCAGGAAAAGCAAGTAGGGCTAGGGATAAGGCTCAAGAATATGTTGATGGGGCTTATACACAACAGTTCAACCAGCTATGGGAGTACTGTGAGGAATTAAGGAGGGCTAGTCCTGGTAGTGCCATACTTATGAAGGTACATACCTTCCATGATGGTGATTTAGCAGTTGAGATGGATTTGGTGTGTGGGGTGCCTTATTTTGAGAGGCTATACATATGTTTGGAGGGCTGCAAGAAGG TGGTAGAGGTTGAAACCAAGGACTCTTGTACTTGGTTCATCAATCTGTTACTTGCAGACATAGGTCAGAATAGGAGATGGGTGTTTATGTCAGACCAACAGAAA GGGTTGGTACAAACTTTCATTGATAACTGGACACGGTATGAACATAGGATTTGTTACAGGCACCTCTACAACAACTTTAGGAAGAACCGTCCTGGTGTTCTGATTAGAGAATTGTTTTGGAGGACAGCCAAGACAACTTATAAAGAAGAGTTTGATAGGGTGATGGATGAGCTGAAGGGTATTGATGCTAATGCACACAGTTGGTTGGATGCTCATTCAACAACAAAATGA
- the LOC115968600 gene encoding pentatricopeptide repeat-containing protein At2g17033 yields MIVIGLGGNLKLPLPLPCNRHQPPQKLTSKLLSPKCALTKQAHRFLSTLSTTARDPSASSSATHKLIQKFVATSPKSVSLNTLSHLLSPHTTHPHLSALALPFYTRITEATWFDWNPKLVADLVALLDKQGRYEESEKLISEAVSKIELRERELVLFYCNLVESHSKQGSKRGFDVSFTSLNRVVDDSSSAYVKQRGFEAMVSGLCEMGQVCEAEKMFDEMRLRGVKVSRFEFRCVLYGYGRLGLFEDMERVVNQMESEGFVADTICCNMILSAYGCHCELARMVLWLRKMRASQISFSIRTYNSVLNSCPTIMSMMVQEMETGMDTLPLSIGELSGVLSGDEALVVKELVESNSVLEEVMTWDSLEGKLDLHGMHLGSCYLMMLKWMEELRNGFKDGKYVNPREITLVCGLGKHSNVRGESPVKSLVRKMLVRLKSPMRNDRKNVGCFVAKGKVVRDWLC; encoded by the exons ATGATAGTAATAGGATTAGGAGGCAATCTCAAACTGCCCCTCCCATTACCATGTAACCGCCACCAACCACCACAAAAACTAACCTCAAAATTATTGTCCCCCAAATGTGCACTCACCAAACAAGCCCACCGCTTCCTCTCCACCCTCTCCACCACTGCGAGAGACCCCTCGGCCTCTTCCTCAGCCACACACAAACTTATACAAAAATTTGTTGCAACCTCACCAAAATCTGTTTCTCTCAACACCCTCTCCCATCTCCTCTCCCCCCACACCACCCACCCCCACCTCTCCGCCCTCGCCCTCCCC TTCTACACGAGAATCACTGAAGCAACATGGTTTGATTGGAATCCGAAGCTGGTGGCAGACCTGGTGGCCTTGCTTGATAAGCAAGGACGTTATGAGGAGTCAGAAAAGCTAATTTCCGAAGCGGTTTCGAAGATAGAGTTGCGAGAGCGAGAGCTGGTTCTTTTTTACTGTAACTTAGTGGAGTCTCACTCCAAGCAAGGTTCAAAGCGAGGGTTTGATGTATCTTTCACTAGTTTGAATCGGGTTGTTGATGATTCGAGCTCTGCATACGTGAAACAACGAGGTTTTGAGGCTATGGTTAGTGGGTTGTGCGAAATGGGGCAGGTTTGTGAAGCAGAGAAGATGTTTGATGAAATGCGTCTGAGAGGAGTGAAAGTGTCGAGGTTTGAATTTCGGTGTGTTTTGTATGGATATGGGCGGTTGGGATTGTTTGAAGATATGGAAAGGGTTGTGAACCAAATGGAGAGTGAAGGGTTTGTTGCGGATACTATATGTTGTAACATGATACTTTCGGCTTATGGATGTCATTGTGAGTTGGCAAGGATGGTTTTGTGGCTTAGGAAAATGAGAGCTTCCCAGATTTCCTTCTCGATTAGGACTTACAATTCGGTCTTGAATTCATGCCCGACAATAATGTCGATGATGGTACAAGAGATGGAGACCGGTATGGACACTCTACCTCTTTCGATTGGGGAGTTGAGTGGCGTTTTGAGTGGTGATGAGGCATTGGTAGTGAAAGAATTAGTCGAGTCCAATTCGGTTTTGGAAGAGGTAATGACATGGGATTCCTTGGAAGGCAAGTTAGATTTGCATGGGATGCATTTGGGTTCATGTTACTTGATGATGTTGAAGTGGATGGAGGAGTTGCGGAATGGGTTCAAGGATGGGAAGTATGTAAATCCAAGAGAGATTACGCTTGTTTGTGGGTTGGGAAAGCATAGCAATGTTAGAGGTGAATCACCAGTGAAAAGTTTGGTTAGGAAAATGTTGGTTCGGTTGAAGAGTCCAATGAGGAATGATAGGAAGAATGTGGGTTGTTTTGTTGCCAAGGGGAAAGTTGTGAGGGATTGGTTATGTTGA